CCACCCATACCATTCCTGAAAATCACGAACACAAGGAAGTTCCCGGTTACCACCAAGACAAGGAAGATTTGCTGGCCCGCCTGCGGCGCATCGAAGGGCAGGTCAGGGGCCTCCAGCGCATGGTGTCGGAAGGCCGCTACTGCATCGATGTGCTGACCCAGGTGAGCGCCATCCAAGCCGCCCTGCACCGGGTGGGCCTGGTCCTGCTGGCCGGCCATACCAGGAGTTGCGTCGCCGACGCCATCCGCAGCGGCGATGACCATACTAAAATCGATGAACTCATGGCGGCCATCGAACGCTTCACCCGTTGAGAGGTTCACTCGATGAGGAGGTGACCCCAGTGGAAGACACCCGCCGAGTAGATACAGTGGACTCAAAGGAAACGGAAAAATTGGAAAAGGCGGGCGGCGCCGCCAACGGCGCTGTCGCCGTCGCTGAGAAGGACGCCCCCCAGGTGAGGCTGGCCATCGAGGGGATGACCTGCGCCGCCTGCGTCAACCGGGTGGAGCAGGCCCTGCGCCGGGTGCCCGGCGTGGTGGATGTCAACGTCAACCTGGCCACCCACAGCGCCGCCGTCCGGACCGCCGGCGCCACGCCGGCAGCCTTGGTGGAAGCCGTCGTCAATGTCGGCTACGGGGCGGAGCAAGTGCTGGATCCCGCCGAGGAGGCCCGGCGGCAGCGGGAGGAGCGGGAGCGGGAAATCGCCCGCCAGCGCCGCATCTTTGCCATTTCCGCAGTATTTACATTGCCGCTGGTCCTTTCAATGGCGGGCCACTTTGCGCCCACCACCAACCCCTTTATCCAGCTGCTGAACAACGGCTGGCTCCAGTGGGCCCTGGCCACGCCGGTGCAGATCCTGGCCGGCTGGCAGTTCTACCAGGATGCCTGGCAGAAGCTCAAGGCCCGCACCGCCAACATGTCCACCTTGGTGGTCATGGGTACCAGCTCCGCCTACCTGTACAGCGTGGCTTCAGTGCTGTGGGGGCAGCGGCTGGGCATCACCGGCCTATACTTTGAGGCTTCGGCCGTCATCTTGACCCTGGTGGTCCTGGGCCGCTGGCTGGAAGCCCGGCAGCGGGGCCACACTTCCGAAGCCATTCGCCGCCTCATGGGCCTCCGGGCCGTGACCGCCCGGCTGCTGCGCAACGGCGCCGAGGTGGAAGTGCCGGCCGAGCAGGTGCAGCCCGGCGACCTGGTGGTGGTCCGCCCCGGCGAGCGCATCCCGGTGGACGGCGTCATTCAGTCGGGCGCCTCGGCCATCGACGAGTCCATGCTGACGGGCGAGAGCATGCCCGTGGATAAGGTGGCCGGCGACGAGGTCATCGGCGGCACCGTCAACACCCACGGCTCCTTCGTCTTCACCGCCACCCGGGTGGGCAGCGACACGGCCCTGGCCCGCATCATCCGCGTGGTGGAGGAAGCCCAGGCTTCCCGGGCGCCGGTGCAGCGGCTGGCCGACACCATTTCGGCCTACTTCGTCCAGGTGGTGCTGGTCATCGCCCTGGTGACCTTCGCCGGCTGGTACATCTACGGCGTCAGCCAAGGCCATCCCGAGCCCGTCACCCGGGCCCTGGTGAACACCGTGGCGGTGCTGGTGCTGGCCTGTCCCTGCGCCCTTGGCCTGGCCACGCCCACGGCCTTGATGGTGGGCACCGGTCTGGGAGCCGAGAAGGGCATCTTGATCCGGGGCGGCGAGCACCTGGAGAAGGTGCACAAGGCTTCGGCCGTGGTGTTCGACAAGACGGGCACTTTGACCATGGGCCGCCCCGTGCTGACCGACGTGATGGCGGCGCCCGGCTTTACCGAGGAGGAAGTACTGGATCTGGCCGCCCGGGCGGAAAACCGCTCGGAGCATCCCCTGGCCGCCGCCATCATCCAGGCGGCCCGGGCCCAGGGGCTGGGTGAAGGGGATGCCGACGACTTCACCGCCATGCCCGGCCTGGGCATCCGGGCCCAGGTGGACGGCCGCATGGTGCTCCTGGGCAACGCCCTGCTCATGGAACGGGAAGGCATCGACACCGCCGTACTGGCGGACACCCTGGCCCAGCTCCAGGAGGAAGGGAAATCCGCCGTCCTGCTGGCGGTGGACGGCCGGCCCGCCGGCGTGGTGGCCGTGGCCGACACCCTCAAGGAGGAGGCGGCGGCGGCGGTGGAAGCCCTCCACCAGATGGGCATTGACGTGTACATGCTGACGGGCGACAATCGGCGTACCGCTCTGGCCATCGCCCGCCAGGTGGGCATCCCCGCCCAGCGGGTGCTGGCCGAGGTGTTGCCCGAGGGCAAGGCCGAGACGGTGCAGCAGTTGAAGGCCCAAGGCCACAGCGTGGTCATGGTGGGCGACGGCATCAACGATGCCCCGGCCCTGGCCGCCGCCGACGTGGGCATGGCCATCGGCACCGGTACCGATGTGGCCATGGAGGCGGCCCACATCACCCTCATGCGGGGCGACGTGCGGGGTGTCCCCGCCGCCATCCGCCTGAGCCGGGCCACCATGGGCAAGATCCGCCAGAACTTGTTCTGGGCCTTCTTTTACAATGCCCTGGGGATTCCCCTGGCGGCCCTGGGGTTCTTGAACCCCATCATCGCCGGCGCCGCCATGGCCTTCAGTTCCGTGTCGGTGGTGACCAACGCCGGCTTGCTGAAGCGCTACGATCCCATGGCCGGCCTCTGACCGGGGGCCGGGAACCCAGCGATTCAGCCGCAACAACACGACCAGGAGGAGTCTGAACCATGAGCCAAGTGCAGACTGTCAAAGTAATCGGCATGTCCTGCAACCACTGCCGGGCTGCCGTGGAGAAGGCCCTGTCGGGCCTGCCCGGCGTGGAAGAAGTAAACGTCGATTTGGAGGCCGGGGAAGCCAAGATCCGGTCCCGGGCCGGCGTCGACGACGAGGCCATCCGGCAGGCCGTCCAGGGGGCGGGGTACCAAGTTGGGGCTTGAGACCACCGCCGGCGGCTGGACTGCCTGGCTGGGCGTCCTGTATACGGCCCTGGGCTTTTTCGGCGCCTTCATCACCGACACCATCTGGTGGCGGCGCCGCACCCGCTGGCCCCGCTTTTCCGTGGTGCTGCGCACCTTGCTCTTCCTCGTGCTGGTGCGGGGGGTCATGTACCTGACGCCGGGCCGGGGCTGGGCCGCCCTGGCCGCCGTTGCGGCCTTGGGGGCCGGGGCCCTGCTCCTCTGGCTGGACAGCCGTCACTTCCAGCAGTTGGCCGGGGAAGACCGATATGGTAAACCACAAGGGGGAGGCGATGGCATTGGTGACCGAGGAACAGGTCCGCGAGGCCTTGAAAACCGTTAAGGACCCGGAGATCCCCATTAACTTGGTGGAACTGGGCTTGATCTACAAAGTGGAAATCGACCAAGGTAAAGTGGACATCGACATGACCCTGACGGCCATGGGCTGCCCTGCGGCACCGCAAATCGTCGCCCAGGTCAAGGAAGCGGTGGAGGCCGTGCCCGGGGTGGAAGAGGCCAACGTCAACCTGGTCTGGTCCCCGCCGTGGAAGCACGACATGATGTCCGACCGGGCCAAGCGGGCCCTGGGGCTGGCTTGAAAACGGAGGACTTGGATTTGAAGTCGGAGGAACTGCTGGAGGCAGCCTTGGCCGCGGCCCGGGCGGCTGCGGCCATGCTGCGGCTCAACGCCGGCGACGTTAAAGACATAAGGTTGAAAAGCTCCCACACCGACCTGGTGTCCGCCGCCGACCTGGCCGCCGAAGAGGCGGCCCGTAGTGTGCTGGCGGCCGCTTTCCCCACCCATCAAATCATCGGCGAGGAAGGCACCTGGACGGCGGCCAAGGCCGGGGGTGCTGCCCAGAACGCCCCAGGGGCTACCATGCCCGCCGGGGCGGACGGCACGGCGGGGGCAGCGGCCCCCGCGGCGCCGGTGCCGGCAGGGAAGCAGCCCGGCTCCCCGTGGCGATGGTACATCGATCCTTTGGACGGCACCACCAACTTCGTCCACGGGGTGCCCTTCTACGCCGTCAGCATCGCCTGCCTGTACGAAGACGCCATTCAGGTAGGCGTGGTCTTGGATCCCAACCGGAACGAAACTTTCCACGCCGTCCGGGGCGGCGGCGCCTATGTGAACGGCCGGCGGCTCCAAGTGTCGGCCGACGACAACCTGAGCCACGCCCTGCTGGCTACGGGGCTGCCCTGGGACCCCAGCGGCCGGGAGCGCCGCAACCTGACCCAGTTCCAGCGCCTGGCCTCCCAAAGCCGCAACGTGCGCACCCTGGGGTCCGCCGCCTTGTCCCTGGCCTACGTGGCCGCCGGGCGCTTGACCGCCTTCTGGGAGCTGAGCCTGCGGCCGTGGGATACCTCGGCCGGCGTGCTGCTGGTCACCGAGGCCGGCGGCCGGGTGACCCATCTGGACGGGCGTCCCTTCGATCCCCACTACCCCGACATTCTGGCCACCAACGGCCTGCTCCACGACACCATCCAGGCGGAGCTCAAAAAGGCCAAAATAGAGGAATCAGAAAGGTCATCACCACGGCGATAAGCACCGTCAGGGGCAGGCCCACCCGGGTGAAGTCGAGGAACTGGTAGTCCCCGGCGCCGTAGACCAGGACGTTGGACTGGTGGCCGATGGGTGTGATGAAGGCCGTGGAGGCGCCGACGGCCACTGCCATGACGAAGGCGTGGGGCGCAATCCCCATATTTAGGGCCGCCGAAATGGCTAAGGGCGCCATCAAGACAGCGGTGGCCGCATTGGACACCACCTGGGTGATGGCGGCGGTGACCACCATGATGCCCAGCATCACCGCATGGGGGCCGAAGGCGCCCAGGCCCGTGGTGATTCTTTCGGCGATGAAGGCGGCGGTCCCGGTGGTCTCCATGGCCGTGCCCAGGGGCAGCATGCCGCCGATCAAGAAGACAATGCGCCACTCGATGGCGTCATAGGCCTCCTGCACCCGCAGGCAGCCCGTCAGCACCATGAGCAGGGCGCCGATGGGGGCGACGCCGGCCACGGGCATCCAGCCCATGGCCGACACCCCCACCGTAGCTGCCATGATGGCCACCGCCAGGGCCGCCTTGCTGCCGCGCCGCTCCTCGAAGGGCAGGGCCCCCAAGATGATCAAGTCGGAGCCCTTGCCGATCTCGTCGAACCGCTCCTTCCGACCCTGGAGCAGCAGGGTGTCGCCGAAGCGGAACTGGATCTGGTTGAGGCGGCTGCGCAAGGTACGGCCCTGCCGGCGCACCGCCAGGATGGTCACCCCGTAGCGGTGGCGGAAGGCCACCTGCTTGGGCGTCCGGCCGGCCAGGCGGGAGCGGGGCGCCACCAGGGCTTCCACCAGCAGGGTGTCGGGGGATTGCAGGTCTTCGGCGCTCAACTCCGCCTCGGGGTGAATTTCCAGGCCCGGCGTGCGCCGGACTTTCATCAGATCCTCCACTGATGACTCCACGATGAGGACGTCGCCGGCATGGAGCACGAAGGAAGGCCGGGGCGACAGCACCGTCCGCCGGTTGCGCACGATGCCCACCACCTGCAGCCCCAGTTCGGCACCCAGGCCCGATTCGGCCAGGGGCACATTCACCAGGTCCGAATCGGGCAGGATGGTGATTTCCGTCAGGTATTCCCGCACCCGGTATTTTTCGAACAGGTCTTCCTCGGGCTCCCGTTTGGGCAGCAGGTGCCTGCCTACCAGCACCATGAAGGCCACGCCGATGGCCAAGACGGCCAGCCCCGTGGGCAGGAAGTCGAACATCCGGAAGGCTTCGAAGCCATGCTGGGGCAGGGCGGTGCTGACGATCAAGTTGGGCGGGGTGCCGATCAAAGTAGTCAACCCGCCCAGCAGGGATCCGAAAGACAAAGGTATGAGCAAACGGGTGGGGGCCACCTGGGCTTCCCGGGCCATGTTCATTACTACCGGCAGCAGGATGGCGCAGGCGGCGATATTGTTCATAAAGGCCGACATCAGGCCTACGGTGACCATGGTGACGATGATGAGGCCCGTTTCCGTCCGCCCGGCCAGCCGGCTCATGGCCTGGCCCAAAGTGTGGGCTACGCCCGTTTTGATGAGGCCGGTGCCCAGGACGAACATGGACACCACCGTAACCACGGCCGGATGGCCGAAGCCCGCCACCGCCTGCTCGCTGTCCACCAGGCCGGTGAGGAGCAGGAGGCCCAGGATGCTGAGGGAAACCAGCTCCGGGTCCACCCACTGGCGGGCGAAGGCGATGAGGGCAAGAAACAATAAGCCTAATACCAGCCACATCTCAATGGTCACGGGTCTACCTCATTTCCCATGGCCGGGGCGGAGGGCGCCGTAATGCCGGTTCTGGTTGTATTCATCGATGGCATTGGACTGGGTGATGCCG
The nucleotide sequence above comes from Sphingobacteriaceae bacterium. Encoded proteins:
- a CDS encoding metal-sensitive transcriptional regulator gives rise to the protein MTTHTIPENHEHKEVPGYHQDKEDLLARLRRIEGQVRGLQRMVSEGRYCIDVLTQVSAIQAALHRVGLVLLAGHTRSCVADAIRSGDDHTKIDELMAAIERFTR
- a CDS encoding heavy metal translocating P-type ATPase, with the translated sequence MEDTRRVDTVDSKETEKLEKAGGAANGAVAVAEKDAPQVRLAIEGMTCAACVNRVEQALRRVPGVVDVNVNLATHSAAVRTAGATPAALVEAVVNVGYGAEQVLDPAEEARRQREEREREIARQRRIFAISAVFTLPLVLSMAGHFAPTTNPFIQLLNNGWLQWALATPVQILAGWQFYQDAWQKLKARTANMSTLVVMGTSSAYLYSVASVLWGQRLGITGLYFEASAVILTLVVLGRWLEARQRGHTSEAIRRLMGLRAVTARLLRNGAEVEVPAEQVQPGDLVVVRPGERIPVDGVIQSGASAIDESMLTGESMPVDKVAGDEVIGGTVNTHGSFVFTATRVGSDTALARIIRVVEEAQASRAPVQRLADTISAYFVQVVLVIALVTFAGWYIYGVSQGHPEPVTRALVNTVAVLVLACPCALGLATPTALMVGTGLGAEKGILIRGGEHLEKVHKASAVVFDKTGTLTMGRPVLTDVMAAPGFTEEEVLDLAARAENRSEHPLAAAIIQAARAQGLGEGDADDFTAMPGLGIRAQVDGRMVLLGNALLMEREGIDTAVLADTLAQLQEEGKSAVLLAVDGRPAGVVAVADTLKEEAAAAVEALHQMGIDVYMLTGDNRRTALAIARQVGIPAQRVLAEVLPEGKAETVQQLKAQGHSVVMVGDGINDAPALAAADVGMAIGTGTDVAMEAAHITLMRGDVRGVPAAIRLSRATMGKIRQNLFWAFFYNALGIPLAALGFLNPIIAGAAMAFSSVSVVTNAGLLKRYDPMAGL
- a CDS encoding cation transporter — translated: MSQVQTVKVIGMSCNHCRAAVEKALSGLPGVEEVNVDLEAGEAKIRSRAGVDDEAIRQAVQGAGYQVGA
- a CDS encoding iron-sulfur cluster assembly protein — protein: MTEEQVREALKTVKDPEIPINLVELGLIYKVEIDQGKVDIDMTLTAMGCPAAPQIVAQVKEAVEAVPGVEEANVNLVWSPPWKHDMMSDRAKRALGLA
- a CDS encoding inositol monophosphatase family protein, with protein sequence MDLKSEELLEAALAAARAAAAMLRLNAGDVKDIRLKSSHTDLVSAADLAAEEAARSVLAAAFPTHQIIGEEGTWTAAKAGGAAQNAPGATMPAGADGTAGAAAPAAPVPAGKQPGSPWRWYIDPLDGTTNFVHGVPFYAVSIACLYEDAIQVGVVLDPNRNETFHAVRGGGAYVNGRRLQVSADDNLSHALLATGLPWDPSGRERRNLTQFQRLASQSRNVRTLGSAALSLAYVAAGRLTAFWELSLRPWDTSAGVLLVTEAGGRVTHLDGRPFDPHYPDILATNGLLHDTIQAELKKAKIEESERSSPRR
- a CDS encoding SLC13 family permease, which produces MTIEMWLVLGLLFLALIAFARQWVDPELVSLSILGLLLLTGLVDSEQAVAGFGHPAVVTVVSMFVLGTGLIKTGVAHTLGQAMSRLAGRTETGLIIVTMVTVGLMSAFMNNIAACAILLPVVMNMAREAQVAPTRLLIPLSFGSLLGGLTTLIGTPPNLIVSTALPQHGFEAFRMFDFLPTGLAVLAIGVAFMVLVGRHLLPKREPEEDLFEKYRVREYLTEITILPDSDLVNVPLAESGLGAELGLQVVGIVRNRRTVLSPRPSFVLHAGDVLIVESSVEDLMKVRRTPGLEIHPEAELSAEDLQSPDTLLVEALVAPRSRLAGRTPKQVAFRHRYGVTILAVRRQGRTLRSRLNQIQFRFGDTLLLQGRKERFDEIGKGSDLIILGALPFEERRGSKAALAVAIMAATVGVSAMGWMPVAGVAPIGALLMVLTGCLRVQEAYDAIEWRIVFLIGGMLPLGTAMETTGTAAFIAERITTGLGAFGPHAVMLGIMVVTAAITQVVSNAATAVLMAPLAISAALNMGIAPHAFVMAVAVGASTAFITPIGHQSNVLVYGAGDYQFLDFTRVGLPLTVLIAVVMTFLIPLFWPF